One genomic region from Granulicatella adiacens ATCC 49175 encodes:
- the fabD gene encoding ACP S-malonyltransferase → MKIAFLFPGQGSQKPQMGLEIAEHFEVAKAVFEEASNVLPYSVTDILLEEPATRINQTEYTQPLLLTVSHALASVLEQEGIIPDVAAGLSLGEYSALVEAGVLDFKEALNLVAKRGQYMQEAVVEGEGKMVAVLGLEDNVIEDICLEVSTPEALVVPSNYNTPGQLVIGGHAEAVDVASEKCLEAGAKRAVPLVVSGPFHTPLMKEAKVRFAPEMEVAELHESKCPVLSNTLGTPHEGVPSKDVLCDQITNAVKWKQNVEWMLQDGVDVFIEVGPGKTLTQMVKQIAKAKGASVQLFQTDSLKAMSETIEKVKELKG, encoded by the coding sequence ATGAAAATCGCATTTTTATTTCCAGGTCAAGGAAGTCAAAAACCACAAATGGGCTTAGAAATTGCTGAGCACTTCGAGGTGGCTAAAGCTGTTTTTGAAGAAGCAAGTAACGTTCTGCCATACAGTGTGACGGACATTCTTTTGGAAGAACCTGCCACACGAATCAATCAAACAGAATATACGCAACCGTTGTTATTAACGGTTTCTCATGCGTTAGCAAGTGTATTAGAACAAGAAGGCATCATACCAGATGTGGCTGCTGGATTGTCTCTAGGTGAATATTCAGCGCTTGTGGAAGCAGGAGTCCTTGACTTCAAGGAAGCTCTAAATTTAGTCGCCAAACGCGGTCAATATATGCAAGAAGCGGTTGTAGAAGGCGAAGGGAAAATGGTGGCCGTTTTAGGTCTTGAAGACAATGTTATCGAAGACATTTGCCTTGAAGTCTCTACACCAGAAGCACTTGTAGTTCCTTCAAACTACAACACACCAGGACAATTAGTCATTGGTGGTCATGCAGAAGCAGTTGATGTTGCAAGCGAAAAATGCTTAGAAGCTGGCGCTAAAAGAGCTGTGCCACTAGTAGTATCTGGACCTTTCCATACACCATTAATGAAAGAAGCGAAAGTTCGCTTTGCTCCTGAGATGGAAGTGGCAGAGTTACACGAAAGTAAATGCCCGGTATTAAGCAATACGTTAGGCACTCCACATGAAGGCGTACCTTCAAAAGACGTTCTCTGTGATCAAATTACGAATGCCGTAAAATGGAAACAAAATGTAGAGTGGATGCTTCAAGACGGCGTAGATGTCTTTATTGAAGTAGGTCCTGGCAAAACATTGACGCAAATGGTGAAACAAATTGCCAAAGCAAAAGGTGCTTCTGTTCAATTATTCCAAACAGATAGCCTTAAAGCAATGTCAGAAACCATTGAAAAAGTAAAGGAACTGAAAGGATAA
- a CDS encoding amidohydrolase: MHYYLKSKNIFIGDTNEAVPAILEIKDGVIVNHLDYNTSLVGEVIDVGDQLVTPGFIDAHVHLYLSALIHLGKMKAVGGASIEEVITQAESIPEYNGWKIGIGWYASDFGQQILPTNEDLDKASKTIPICLIAGDAHTIWFNSKALEVLELTPEAIPQNIGGEAVVKDGKLTGVFLEAKAIYYLSKVLSVYKDDEEQALKNYMSYLNQMGVTAVGDVALTGESPDDIVYPELYAKVEKEATVRVSFFPAMREAVEQNRELYKKYRSKMLQMGGVKQFYDGVTSSHTAYLKEPYPMPFFEGDVGGPLLTEEKMERLTLLANKEGWPMRIHTVGDKAIALTLQNFKKAQEETPFDAPYKFNTIEHLEVMDPTDLPLTAQASLIVSVQPSHLLVGYETLDEEVGAERARHMFPFKSFLEEGATLGFGTDTPVVLDVTPFESMFNAVARQTREQLPEPCLMPEQRISIVEALKAHTSGAAKALSRLDIGTLEVGNLADFVVLDRNIVAGNPQDLLKVEVVATYVNGKCVFKK; this comes from the coding sequence ATGCACTATTATTTAAAAAGTAAGAATATCTTCATTGGAGACACAAATGAAGCAGTACCTGCTATTTTAGAAATCAAAGATGGCGTGATTGTAAACCATTTAGATTACAATACTTCCCTTGTAGGGGAAGTTATCGATGTAGGAGACCAATTAGTGACTCCTGGGTTTATTGACGCGCATGTTCATTTGTATTTGTCTGCTTTAATTCATTTAGGAAAAATGAAAGCGGTGGGAGGAGCCTCTATTGAAGAAGTCATCACACAAGCGGAATCCATTCCTGAATATAATGGTTGGAAAATTGGAATTGGATGGTATGCGAGTGATTTTGGACAGCAAATTTTGCCAACGAATGAAGACCTTGATAAAGCTTCAAAGACAATTCCTATTTGTTTAATTGCAGGGGACGCTCATACGATTTGGTTTAATTCAAAGGCACTAGAAGTACTCGAATTAACCCCAGAAGCCATTCCACAAAACATTGGTGGAGAAGCAGTTGTAAAAGACGGCAAGCTAACAGGAGTATTTCTTGAAGCAAAAGCCATCTATTATTTATCAAAAGTATTATCTGTTTATAAAGACGATGAAGAACAGGCGTTAAAAAATTATATGTCATACTTAAACCAAATGGGTGTGACGGCAGTTGGGGATGTGGCCTTAACGGGTGAAAGTCCTGATGATATTGTATACCCTGAGCTTTACGCAAAAGTGGAAAAAGAGGCCACTGTACGTGTTAGCTTCTTCCCAGCGATGCGTGAGGCAGTAGAACAAAACCGTGAACTGTACAAAAAATACCGTTCCAAAATGCTTCAAATGGGTGGCGTAAAGCAATTTTATGATGGAGTGACAAGTTCTCATACCGCCTATTTGAAAGAGCCGTATCCAATGCCGTTCTTCGAGGGAGATGTCGGAGGGCCACTCTTAACAGAAGAAAAGATGGAACGTTTAACGCTTCTTGCCAATAAAGAAGGATGGCCAATGAGAATTCATACGGTAGGCGATAAGGCCATTGCTTTAACGCTTCAAAATTTCAAAAAGGCTCAAGAAGAAACCCCCTTTGACGCACCGTATAAATTCAACACGATTGAGCATTTAGAAGTGATGGATCCTACAGACCTTCCATTAACGGCTCAAGCTTCCCTCATTGTTTCTGTTCAGCCAAGTCATTTATTAGTCGGATATGAAACTTTAGATGAAGAAGTTGGAGCAGAGCGTGCGCGTCATATGTTCCCGTTCAAATCCTTCTTAGAAGAAGGTGCGACGCTTGGTTTTGGAACGGATACGCCAGTGGTACTGGATGTTACACCGTTTGAGTCGATGTTTAACGCGGTAGCCCGTCAAACTAGAGAACAGTTACCGGAACCTTGTTTAATGCCTGAACAACGCATTTCTATTGTTGAAGCATTAAAGGCGCACACCAGTGGTGCCGCTAAAGCATTAAGTCGATTAGATATCGGAACATTGGAAGTAGGCAATTTGGCCGATTTTGTCGTTTTAGATAGAAATATTGTAGCAGGAAATCCACAAGACTTATTAAAAGTGGAAGTGGTAGCAACCTATGTAAATGGGAAATGTGTTTTCAAAAAGTAG
- a CDS encoding ABC transporter substrate-binding protein has protein sequence MKRLVTLMIAILAMVAILFGVKNFIQNKEAKEESSSSSEQQQLFLFNWGNYIDPELIKEFEAETGIQVVYETFDSNDAMEAKLKQGGTRYDLVFPSESSITKLVNQNLLQKLDHSKIKGLENISSFLLNSPVDQGNQYTIPYFWGTVGIMVNTKYIDPESIQTWGDLWKEEFKNKLLVLDGNREALGMALQSLGYSLNSKNETELKAAEEKLKELKSNVRAVLNEEIKTMMKLEEAPIGMGYSGDAAAVAEENPNVQYILPKDGSAVWTDNFAIAHTAVNVEGAYAFINFMLRPENAAKNAEFVGYATPNEKAKELMDPEVTADETFYPSEEVIQSLEHYEFLGNEWITKYNEAFLDFKMGL, from the coding sequence ATGAAAAGACTAGTCACTTTAATGATTGCTATCCTTGCAATGGTAGCTATTTTATTTGGAGTAAAAAATTTTATTCAAAACAAAGAGGCCAAAGAAGAATCGAGTTCTTCTTCAGAACAACAACAATTGTTCCTATTTAACTGGGGGAATTATATCGATCCAGAATTAATTAAAGAATTTGAAGCAGAAACTGGAATTCAAGTGGTTTATGAAACATTTGATTCCAATGATGCGATGGAGGCTAAATTGAAACAAGGTGGAACGCGATATGATTTGGTATTTCCAAGTGAATCAAGTATTACCAAATTAGTAAATCAGAATTTACTTCAAAAATTAGACCATTCAAAGATTAAAGGACTAGAAAATATTTCTTCTTTCTTATTAAATAGTCCCGTTGATCAAGGAAATCAATACACCATTCCTTATTTCTGGGGAACGGTTGGGATTATGGTGAATACGAAGTATATCGATCCTGAAAGTATCCAAACGTGGGGTGATTTATGGAAAGAGGAGTTTAAAAACAAACTTCTTGTACTTGACGGAAACCGTGAAGCGTTAGGGATGGCTCTCCAATCCTTAGGGTATTCATTAAATTCTAAGAATGAAACTGAATTAAAAGCAGCTGAAGAAAAATTGAAAGAATTAAAATCAAATGTTCGCGCAGTACTCAATGAAGAAATTAAAACCATGATGAAACTGGAAGAAGCTCCAATCGGAATGGGGTATTCTGGAGATGCAGCTGCAGTTGCAGAAGAAAATCCAAACGTACAATATATTTTACCAAAAGATGGAAGTGCCGTTTGGACGGATAACTTTGCAATTGCGCACACAGCAGTGAATGTTGAAGGAGCATATGCCTTTATTAACTTTATGTTACGTCCAGAAAATGCAGCCAAAAATGCTGAATTTGTTGGGTACGCAACTCCTAATGAAAAAGCCAAAGAGTTGATGGATCCAGAAGTCACTGCAGATGAGACGTTCTATCCATCAGAAGAAGTTATCCAATCTCTGGAACATTATGAGTTTTTAGGAAATGAATGGATAACAAAATATAATGAAGCCTTTTTAGACTTCAAGATGGGATTATAA
- the fabF gene encoding beta-ketoacyl-ACP synthase II — MNRVVITGMGAITPLGNDVASFWEGLKEGKNGIAPITKFDKKDLDVYVAAEVKDFDATKYMDRKEAKRMDLFCQYGLAAAMQAVEDSGITPENTDYDRFGVMVGSGIGGLTVMESQIIKMHDKGPTRVAPLFVPMAIGNMVAGNISMKIGARGVCTSLVTACATGTHAIGEAFRNIKHGYSDVILAGGAEGSICEIGIAGFAALTALSSSEDPNAASLPFDKKRGGFVMGEGAGVLVLESLEHAQKRGAKIYAEVVGYGATGDAYHMTAPNPDGSGAGKAILQAIEEAGVTPSEVDYVNAHGTGTPANDSAETTSIRYALKEAADKVHVSSTKSMTGHLLGAAGAIEAIACVKAVEEDFIPPTINVTEQDEACDLDVTPNVGVATKVEVAISNSLGFGGHNAVICVKKWKD; from the coding sequence ATGAATCGAGTAGTAATTACAGGAATGGGAGCCATCACTCCTTTAGGAAATGATGTAGCAAGCTTCTGGGAAGGCCTTAAAGAAGGTAAGAACGGAATTGCTCCAATTACAAAATTTGATAAAAAAGACTTAGATGTTTATGTGGCTGCTGAAGTGAAAGACTTCGATGCTACAAAATACATGGATCGTAAAGAAGCAAAACGAATGGATTTATTCTGTCAATACGGACTTGCAGCAGCAATGCAAGCGGTAGAAGACAGCGGGATTACTCCAGAAAATACAGACTACGACCGTTTTGGTGTTATGGTGGGTTCTGGTATCGGTGGGTTAACCGTAATGGAAAGCCAAATCATTAAAATGCATGATAAAGGTCCAACTCGTGTAGCTCCATTATTTGTTCCAATGGCTATCGGTAATATGGTCGCAGGAAATATCTCAATGAAAATTGGTGCACGTGGTGTATGTACGTCATTAGTAACTGCTTGTGCAACAGGAACTCATGCCATCGGGGAAGCATTCCGTAACATTAAACATGGATACTCTGATGTGATTTTAGCCGGTGGTGCGGAAGGTTCTATTTGTGAAATCGGAATTGCAGGTTTTGCGGCTTTAACGGCTCTTTCAAGCAGCGAAGATCCAAATGCAGCTTCATTACCATTTGACAAAAAGCGTGGCGGATTCGTAATGGGTGAAGGAGCAGGGGTTCTTGTTCTTGAAAGCCTAGAACACGCACAAAAACGCGGTGCTAAAATTTATGCAGAAGTCGTTGGATATGGTGCTACCGGAGATGCTTATCATATGACTGCTCCAAATCCTGACGGAAGTGGTGCTGGTAAAGCAATTCTACAAGCTATCGAAGAAGCAGGAGTAACTCCAAGCGAAGTAGACTATGTGAATGCTCACGGAACAGGTACTCCAGCAAACGATTCTGCTGAAACAACTTCAATTCGTTATGCATTAAAAGAAGCAGCGGATAAGGTTCATGTGTCTAGTACAAAATCAATGACTGGTCACTTATTAGGAGCTGCAGGAGCAATTGAAGCAATTGCTTGTGTGAAGGCAGTTGAGGAAGATTTTATTCCACCAACGATTAATGTTACAGAGCAAGATGAAGCTTGTGATTTAGATGTAACTCCAAATGTTGGTGTTGCAACGAAAGTAGAAGTAGCGATCAGTAATTCACTTGGTTTCGGAGGACATAATGCCGTTATCTGTGTGAAGAAATGGAAGGATTAA
- a CDS encoding beta-ketoacyl-ACP synthase III, which translates to MGVQVIATSSYLPTSVITNDDWAKRVDTSDEWIVKRTGIKTRYWAKEQTTSDLATIAAKRLVEKSQINPESIEFIIVATMTPDAASPSCASLVQGAIGATNAFAFDVSAACSGFVFALSTGLKMLEHGQRKYGIVIGAETMLSSLDWGDRSTAILFGDGAGAVLLQKDEEPFFLAETLQNDGQKSEALVAGKRMTNQTVSTMTMDGRGVYELVSKTVPVNIQDTLQKAGYTADDIDLYLLHQANRRLVEQVAKKLKQPIEKFPMNIDHVGNTSAASIPILFNELVENGTLKIGEHKKILLSGFGGGLAWGSITITL; encoded by the coding sequence GTGGGGGTTCAAGTGATAGCGACAAGTTCCTATCTCCCAACGTCCGTGATCACAAATGATGACTGGGCGAAACGAGTAGATACTTCTGATGAATGGATCGTAAAGAGAACAGGAATCAAAACCCGATATTGGGCAAAAGAACAGACAACAAGTGATTTGGCAACAATTGCCGCAAAACGCTTAGTTGAAAAGAGTCAGATTAATCCTGAATCTATTGAATTTATCATTGTAGCAACGATGACACCTGATGCAGCAAGTCCTTCTTGCGCGTCTCTTGTACAAGGAGCTATCGGAGCAACGAATGCTTTTGCGTTCGATGTGAGTGCAGCTTGTAGTGGTTTTGTATTTGCATTGTCTACTGGACTAAAGATGTTAGAACACGGGCAAAGAAAATACGGAATCGTCATCGGAGCAGAAACGATGCTTAGTTCACTCGATTGGGGAGACCGCTCAACGGCTATTCTCTTTGGAGATGGTGCTGGAGCTGTTCTTTTACAAAAAGATGAAGAGCCATTTTTTTTGGCGGAAACATTACAAAATGATGGACAGAAATCTGAGGCATTAGTCGCTGGAAAAAGAATGACAAATCAAACAGTTTCAACCATGACAATGGATGGTCGAGGCGTTTATGAATTAGTCAGCAAAACTGTTCCAGTCAATATCCAAGATACTTTACAAAAGGCTGGATATACAGCTGACGATATTGATTTGTACTTGTTACATCAAGCAAATCGTCGTTTAGTCGAACAAGTGGCTAAGAAATTAAAACAACCGATCGAAAAATTCCCAATGAATATCGATCATGTTGGAAACACTTCGGCTGCTAGTATTCCGATTTTATTTAATGAACTCGTAGAAAATGGAACATTGAAAATCGGAGAACATAAAAAAATTCTTCTATCAGGTTTTGGCGGTGGCCTTGCCTGGGGAAGTATCACAATCACATTATAA
- a CDS encoding ABC transporter permease, with protein sequence MKGASYKKVLIPVLSVVLGLLVGAIIMAVFGFDPVKGYSALLKGSLGKPFYIGETLRQATPLILVALGFAFASYAGFFNIGVAGQALMGWFASVTTGLLFSDLPKIVLLPLCILVGMLAGALWAGIAGYLKAYFNTSEVIVTIMLNYTALHIVNYVIREILTEKAEITASVPEAASLKMSFLYQLTSKSTLHGGIFIAIAAVFVVWLLMNKTTTGFELKTVGLNKNAAEYSGMSAKKTIILAMLISGGLAGLGGVMEGLGTFQHAFASESLPSIGWDGMAVALLGLSNPFGILFSSLVFAILRIGGISMPLLAKIPTEVVSIVVAFIIFFVGANYLMQVIVDKFPSFGKRKG encoded by the coding sequence ATGAAAGGTGCGAGTTATAAAAAAGTCCTTATTCCTGTCCTTTCAGTTGTTTTAGGGCTATTAGTAGGGGCCATTATTATGGCGGTATTTGGGTTTGATCCTGTTAAAGGTTATTCAGCTCTTTTAAAAGGTTCCCTAGGAAAACCATTTTATATTGGTGAAACTTTAAGACAAGCTACGCCTCTGATTCTTGTAGCCTTAGGTTTTGCATTTGCAAGTTATGCAGGGTTCTTCAATATCGGGGTAGCTGGTCAAGCGTTGATGGGGTGGTTTGCTTCTGTTACAACAGGACTTCTTTTCTCTGATTTACCTAAAATTGTATTACTTCCTTTATGTATTCTTGTAGGGATGCTTGCAGGGGCTTTATGGGCAGGAATTGCGGGTTATTTAAAAGCATACTTTAATACGAGTGAAGTTATCGTGACGATTATGTTGAATTATACAGCATTGCATATTGTGAATTATGTGATTCGTGAAATTCTAACAGAAAAAGCAGAAATTACAGCATCCGTTCCAGAAGCCGCCAGCTTAAAAATGTCTTTCTTATATCAATTAACAAGCAAATCTACATTACATGGTGGAATCTTCATTGCGATAGCTGCTGTGTTTGTTGTCTGGCTTTTAATGAATAAGACAACAACCGGATTTGAGTTGAAAACAGTAGGGCTAAATAAAAACGCGGCCGAGTATTCCGGTATGAGCGCTAAAAAAACAATTATTTTAGCAATGTTAATCTCTGGTGGGCTTGCAGGTCTTGGAGGAGTTATGGAAGGATTAGGAACATTCCAACATGCATTTGCTTCTGAAAGCTTACCAAGTATTGGATGGGATGGAATGGCGGTAGCGCTATTAGGTCTAAGTAATCCATTTGGAATCTTATTCTCTTCATTAGTATTTGCAATTTTACGGATTGGTGGAATTTCCATGCCACTACTTGCAAAAATTCCTACAGAGGTTGTATCTATTGTAGTTGCCTTTATTATTTTCTTTGTTGGGGCGAACTATTTAATGCAAGTGATTGTCGATAAATTTCCAAGTTTTGGGAAAAGAAAGGGGTAA
- a CDS encoding ABC transporter permease, with product MDLVTLLQVIVGNMLIYSTPLILTGLGGVFSERSGIVNIGLEGTMVIGAFASAVFNLAFAPQLGAWTPWIALLVAALAGACYSVIHAVATVYLRADHIISGTVLNLLAPALTVFLCRLLYNELGQTEIITNYFGKTTIPVLSSIPIIGQIFFTDTFLLAYLAIGLAFVCSMILNKTKFGLRLRSVGEHPQAADTLGINVYHMRFAGVLISGFLAGIGGAIVAQSITLNFSATTIAGQGFIAMAAMIFGKWNSVSVMLSALLFGLAQSLGVIGNYIPIIKDIPSVGLTIAPYLITIIVLVGFIGKSEGPAANGKNYVKSK from the coding sequence ATGGATTTAGTCACTCTATTACAAGTAATTGTCGGAAATATGCTCATCTATTCAACGCCTCTTATTTTAACTGGACTTGGTGGTGTATTTTCTGAAAGAAGTGGGATTGTTAATATTGGTCTTGAAGGAACGATGGTTATAGGTGCTTTTGCATCTGCAGTATTCAACCTAGCATTTGCACCACAATTGGGCGCATGGACACCTTGGATAGCGCTCCTTGTTGCGGCACTTGCTGGAGCATGCTATTCGGTGATTCACGCTGTAGCTACTGTTTACTTGCGCGCTGATCATATTATTTCAGGAACGGTGTTAAACTTACTGGCACCCGCTTTAACCGTATTTTTATGTAGACTTTTGTATAACGAACTCGGACAAACGGAAATTATTACGAACTACTTTGGAAAGACAACTATTCCAGTACTAAGTTCAATTCCAATCATCGGTCAAATCTTCTTTACAGATACTTTCCTCTTAGCCTATTTAGCTATTGGATTGGCCTTTGTCTGTTCGATGATTTTAAATAAAACAAAATTTGGTTTACGTTTACGTTCGGTTGGGGAACATCCTCAAGCAGCCGATACTTTAGGAATTAATGTTTATCATATGCGTTTTGCAGGAGTATTAATCTCAGGGTTCTTAGCAGGGATTGGTGGAGCTATTGTTGCTCAATCGATTACACTGAACTTTTCTGCGACAACCATAGCGGGTCAAGGATTTATTGCAATGGCAGCGATGATCTTTGGTAAATGGAATTCTGTGAGTGTGATGTTATCCGCTTTACTCTTTGGTCTTGCTCAAAGTTTAGGGGTTATTGGAAACTACATTCCAATTATTAAAGATATTCCGTCAGTAGGCTTGACGATTGCGCCATATTTGATTACTATCATTGTATTGGTAGGATTCATTGGTAAATCGGAAGGGCCAGCTGCGAACGGCAAAAACTACGTTAAATCAAAATAA
- the fabG gene encoding 3-oxoacyl-[acyl-carrier-protein] reductase, which translates to MKFKDKTVVVTGSRRGIGLGIALEFAKLGANVVLNGTREIDAETLAQFDAYPGEVMTFVGDVSKFDVAENFINEVKERFGRIDVLVNNAGITRDGLLMRMSESDFDDVMNINLKGYFNMIRFATPVFVKQKSGSIINITSIVGVTGNAGQANYAASKAGIIGLTKSVAKEIGSRGITVNAIAPGYIDTDMTQALPEKIRNEWEKQIPVRRFGTVEDIAEACVFLAETKYVTGQVLNVNGGLYM; encoded by the coding sequence ATGAAATTTAAAGATAAAACAGTTGTTGTAACAGGGAGCCGTCGTGGGATTGGTCTTGGGATCGCATTAGAATTTGCCAAACTTGGTGCTAATGTTGTTTTAAACGGTACTCGTGAAATTGATGCAGAAACACTTGCTCAATTTGATGCTTATCCTGGTGAAGTGATGACGTTTGTTGGAGACGTTTCGAAATTCGACGTAGCTGAAAACTTTATTAACGAAGTAAAAGAGCGTTTTGGACGCATTGACGTGTTAGTCAATAACGCTGGAATTACGCGAGATGGTTTATTAATGCGTATGAGTGAATCTGATTTTGACGATGTAATGAATATTAACTTAAAAGGATACTTCAATATGATTCGTTTTGCGACTCCAGTTTTCGTAAAACAAAAATCAGGAAGCATTATTAACATTACAAGTATCGTTGGGGTTACTGGAAATGCAGGTCAAGCAAACTATGCTGCAAGTAAAGCTGGAATCATTGGTTTAACAAAATCTGTTGCTAAAGAAATTGGTTCTCGTGGGATTACAGTAAATGCTATTGCTCCTGGATACATCGATACAGATATGACACAAGCATTACCTGAAAAGATTCGTAATGAGTGGGAAAAACAAATCCCAGTACGTCGTTTTGGTACAGTAGAAGACATTGCTGAAGCATGTGTGTTCTTAGCGGAAACAAAATACGTTACAGGACAAGTGTTAAACGTTAACGGCGGATTATACATGTAA
- a CDS encoding acyl carrier protein has translation MTFEKIQAIIVDQLGKEEEEVQLTTRLKDELDADSLDLFQIINDIEDEFDVKIDTKEGLETVQDLVNYVDKQLAEK, from the coding sequence ATGACATTTGAAAAAATTCAAGCAATTATCGTAGATCAATTAGGTAAAGAGGAAGAAGAAGTACAATTAACTACTCGTCTTAAAGATGAATTAGACGCAGATAGCTTAGATTTATTCCAAATCATCAACGATATCGAAGATGAATTCGATGTAAAAATCGATACTAAAGAAGGTCTAGAAACAGTTCAAGACTTAGTGAACTACGTTGATAAACAATTAGCTGAAAAATAA
- the fabK gene encoding enoyl-[acyl-carrier-protein] reductase FabK has protein sequence MKSRICEMIGIEYPIIQGGMAWVANPALASAVSNAGGLGIVACGHAPGEVVKGFIEEMNRLTDKPYGVNIMLLSPFVDEVVDVVCQAGVKVVCTGAGSPGKYMAKFKEAGITVIPVVASVALAKRMEKEGADAIVVEGMEAGGHIGKSTTMALLPQVVDAVSVPVIGAGGIGDGRGMAAALMLGADAVQLGTRFLVSTECTAHDNFKASVLKAKDIDTVITGQITGHPVRVLRNKLTKIYLQAEKEETSKENPDFERLEEIGRGALRRIVVEGDTQMGSMMAGQIAGLISKEQSCSEIIQELMAESHEVIQKELARF, from the coding sequence ATGAAATCAAGAATCTGCGAAATGATTGGAATTGAATATCCGATTATCCAAGGAGGAATGGCATGGGTTGCAAATCCTGCGCTTGCAAGTGCTGTGTCTAATGCTGGCGGTCTAGGAATCGTTGCATGCGGACATGCTCCTGGCGAAGTCGTTAAAGGATTTATTGAAGAAATGAATCGTTTAACAGATAAACCTTATGGTGTAAATATTATGCTATTAAGTCCATTTGTTGATGAAGTAGTGGATGTTGTCTGTCAGGCTGGCGTTAAAGTGGTTTGTACTGGTGCTGGTAGTCCTGGCAAATATATGGCGAAGTTTAAAGAAGCTGGTATCACAGTTATTCCAGTTGTCGCTTCGGTTGCTTTAGCAAAAAGAATGGAAAAAGAAGGAGCAGATGCTATTGTAGTAGAAGGAATGGAAGCCGGTGGACACATTGGTAAGTCCACAACTATGGCTCTATTACCTCAAGTAGTAGATGCAGTGAGTGTACCAGTGATTGGTGCAGGTGGTATCGGAGATGGTCGCGGAATGGCAGCTGCTTTAATGTTAGGTGCCGATGCGGTTCAACTAGGAACAAGATTTTTGGTCTCTACTGAGTGTACTGCACATGACAACTTTAAAGCTTCTGTTTTAAAGGCAAAAGATATCGATACTGTTATTACTGGACAAATTACAGGTCACCCAGTTCGAGTTTTACGTAATAAATTAACGAAGATTTATCTTCAAGCGGAAAAAGAGGAAACTAGTAAAGAAAATCCTGATTTTGAACGTTTAGAAGAAATTGGACGTGGTGCTTTACGTAGAATCGTAGTGGAAGGAGATACTCAAATGGGATCAATGATGGCTGGACAAATTGCTGGTTTAATCTCAAAAGAACAAAGCTGTTCAGAGATTATTCAAGAATTGATGGCCGAATCTCATGAAGTCATCCAGAAAGAACTTGCACGTTTTTAA
- a CDS encoding MarR family winged helix-turn-helix transcriptional regulator yields MEPTLETINGYLVDVFNQMLDIEESSLAQSQFNDLSIKEMHAIEAIGMYSEHTTTEVANKLNVTVGTLTVAVNALVKKGYVVRLKSEADRRIVILGLTKKGRLLYRLHRKFHEKLVLKTIEGMNAEEMAVLVKGLHNLHDFLHEAVLANQEGK; encoded by the coding sequence ATGGAACCAACTCTAGAGACCATAAACGGGTACTTGGTGGACGTCTTTAACCAAATGCTCGACATTGAAGAATCTTCGCTGGCGCAAAGCCAATTTAATGATTTATCCATTAAAGAGATGCATGCCATTGAAGCGATTGGAATGTATAGCGAACATACGACAACGGAAGTCGCTAATAAATTGAATGTCACTGTTGGGACGCTAACAGTTGCAGTAAATGCATTAGTCAAAAAAGGCTACGTGGTTCGTTTGAAGAGCGAAGCCGATCGAAGAATTGTAATTTTAGGTCTGACCAAGAAAGGTCGCTTACTTTATCGTCTTCATCGTAAATTCCATGAAAAATTAGTTTTAAAAACAATTGAAGGAATGAACGCTGAAGAAATGGCAGTTCTTGTGAAGGGGCTTCATAATTTACATGATTTCCTACACGAGGCTGTACTAGCAAATCAAGAAGGGAAGTAG